The window TAAATCAAGAGCCACCTTTCCtacctcctagttttatttattttactttgggggggggggttaaatgCGTTTTATTTTAGACAACCTACGtgacatgtttttaaaaacaatgccTCCACTCCAAATAAATCAAggtcaaaaataaatgaataaagctcAAGATGACATCAGTCCAAGTTTGTCCAAGTCCTGGTGTTGTGTACTTGACAAAAAGCAGCAGTCAGTTATGATGACAGGTGATTCAAAGTAATCAGCTGAATTTGttaacatttctccatttctAAACCATCCTTAAAGAAAATCATATATGGGGTCACACCATCGTCACGGAAGTCCAAGAGAGCCACCATGCCATCTGGATTCATGTTTTCACCTATGAAGAACTGATAGTTTTTAAAATTGGCAAGGATGTGTTTGATTTGTTCTGCAGCTCCAGTCATAAACGGTTTTACTCTATCTGGCTTGTGCTCTTCAAGTCTCCCTTTGATTGATTTCATATAGTCTTTGATGTACTTTTTGTAGGATTCTTTTGTGAAACTAGTTTCTTGCAGATGATGGTTTATTACTATGTCAACTCCAGTGATTACATTGGCATCTGTTCCTTCACCCTCAGGACCTTCAGCAGAGGCATTTCCACCAACGAGTGAATCAATGGTACCCTCTGTCCTACtgaccatcttcccctccacctccAGGCACAGCCTATTTGCGATCTCCCGGATCTTGTGAATGTCAGAGAACATCTCATCATGGCTGATGAGGTCCCGGTAGATGATCATGGCGGTGGAAGGAGGGAGGCGGCGGTGGCGGCGCTAGCGCTGCGGGGCCGGAACTCGGTGTGAGCTATGTGTGTCTATGATGAGACTGCCCTAGATTGCTgaaatcatacataaggatcGCTATTAAATAAAAGGATTGAACTTCTACTTTGTCCAGTTTTACCCTAATATAAATACAGATGAGTAGGAGGACAAAAGTCTGAAGTTCAAGATCCAGTCATTTTCTAGACTTTACTGTTTAAActagaacaagtcacttgacacttcccctcccccagcctccagtttcctcatatgtaaaatgggaatgataatagcaactAATGTTTATACAtcatgttaaggtttgcaaaggtttTTACATATAGTATCTCACTTGATTCCCACAAAACCCCTGTGAGGTACATATTGTTATTATGTTCATTGAGGACTAATGACAGTAAATTGCTGCCTTCATTATTGAGGCAACAACTGAAGctgagattgtgacttgcccaggatcattgagccagtaaatgtctgaggtagaattcctgactccaaggcctatGCTTCATGCCCCAAGCTAAACTTGTAGCTACATTATAAGATTTtagtgaatatcaaatgagataatacgtGGAAACATTTCACAAACATTAAGTGTAATATTAATGAGAACTATTATCAATATTCTCAATTTAAATTTATGCGTGGGTACCCAATGCGTACACATGATGCACAAACGCCAttattagaagaagaaaaaaaaaaagaacacctgaGGAGGGTATTAGTTATTCCAAGCACCAATTGTCTTCCAGTCCTTGAACATTCTGTTTTTCTGCAGTCAATTCACTTAGGGAAAATATAGTTTCAGTGTCAATTATGGAGTGAATTCTCTCTCTATTAGGTTATAAATTTTTGAAACTAATTCATGAAATATTAAGTTCTACAAATAGTGATACTGAAACTAAAAGTATCATTAAGAAATACCAGGAACTGTTTAGGAAGATGACATTTCTAGATCCTCTAGTGATGTGGGCTGGGAGTAGGGGATGATATTCTTTCATGTTAATTTGCATCTGCCCCATTTAAATGTATTTGGGATTGGgatagaggagagacagaaaataCTGAGTCAGAAAAAGcaaatattttcatgtttttttctgagtATTTTCAACCCTGGTGCTTAATGCAGCAAGACAAAGCTTCCTTTCGTGTCTTGCTATTTTCACAGCTGTGCTTTTAAGTACTCTAACAGTATCTGGAATGTGTTCCCTCTTGCCATGTAAACAAACATAAACAACTATGAGCTTAGCTACATGTAATCGAGCCTTTTAATAAACACCACAATTATTTTGTATTGACATAGCACTGTTATCTTTgttacaatatttttaaaatggtttgGCCATTGCTTTTATGAATTATTTCTTGCAACTGGACTTGTTAGGCAGACTCCCCATAGGATCGAAAAGGCAAATAACTTCACTCTGATTACAGAACACCAGGAACAGGCCTGGTCATTGACACCTTCTTCTGGGATTTTGTTAATGGAACTAAAGTTATCATGTTGGAGAGCCAATGATTTTCTACTGTTGAGTGTTGGGGGTGGGTAAAAGGAATGTTTTATTTGAATCCCTAAAGAGCCTATTCATGcctgaaaaaaatcttaattcagtttgccatttttcttttttttttctttttttttcttttttttttttttttttagtgagtcaattggggttaagtgacttgcccagggtcacacagctggtaagtgttaagtgtctgaggccggatttgaactcaggtactcctggttccagggcctgtgctctatccactgcgccacctagctgcccccatttttcttATCTACATATAATACTGATTATCCTGGCCCCCACCAAGGAGCAGTATGCTAGGATTTTGACTCTTCCTGTAGGATTCTCCAATAATCTTAAGGGGGTCTGAGGGAGGGTGTAGGCTCTCTGCCATTGGTTCCAGGCCCCAATGATGGTATTCCCCCGACCATATTGGTTGCCCCTGGATCTCTGAACCATTTTTGCCAAACAATTGGATTATTTTTTTGAAGGAATATTTACTTCCAAAGGTATAATCATTAACAAATAAACTTAGTCTCCTAACATGGGAAATGCATCTTCTTCCCAGCACCACATCAGTGGGGAATTGGACAAGAGAATTAGGTTCATAGCTCGGTGCTTTAATGAACTCCCAATTCCATTTCCAAAGTACCCCCTCTAGCTAGAGTCTCAGGCACTCTGGCTTCTGAGAGCTTCCATTCTGGGCTGAATCATTGCACTGCCCCACCTGCAGACCTGGCTCCAATGTCACAAGAATCAGAACTGCCATCAATAGGATTTACCTCACCTGGGCAGGAAGATactattattctcctcattttaaagatgaggaaaccaaggcaaaaaaaaaagtttgtccaATATTACACACCTAGTGTAAAGgatagaatttaaattcaggtccagCACACTATTCACCATACCACCTGATGGTTTTTAAGCTACAGTTTATTAACCACACTCCTACAGTGTGGTATTCTGAACTGAATGTAATACTCCAGATGTACAGCAGCTAGGGAAGCCTAAAACAGGACAATACTAGGTTCATTATCTATTTGTGTaagatgaaattattttagtttttttttaacgGTCGTCACATTATTAAATATGTTTATAGAATATAATATTTTGGGGGGTTTCTAAGAActacagggttttttgtttgtttttttgtggagcaatgaaggttaggtgacttgtgaagggtcacacagcaatgtgtctagtgtctgaggctggatttgaactcgtcctcctgaatctgaggccagtgctttatccatttcaccacctagctgccccagaactacAGTtctaacagcaatgttgtttcaGAATAGCTGcactctttctttattttcacaaacaaggaaaggggaggtggggtTTGAATTCCAGGCTTAATGCCTATGCAAAATCCTTAGAACTTAGAATAGTTCATCTAGGGAATCTATTCTTTGGTCCTTAAAATTTGATTGTCTGTTAAGGGACTGGGCAATGCCTTGCCATTGATAACTGAAGACATGGTTGTACctcattttcacattttaaagtcTGGAGCAACATGCAGGCACATATTCTAGTGTCTACTTTCTGCAGTTTCACTGTGTATCAAGTTTAATGTGGCTTCCTGGttaaaaatgacattttacaAGTCATAACTTGGTTGTCCTGCTTCAGGCCAAGGGCCCATTGCTAGAGTAATTAATTTTGATGGGCCTTTGCCCTATTAACACCCTCAGAATGATGCCCATAATCATCTCATGGTCCTGGAGAGAACTGTGTAATTATATTAAGTAGATCCCCAAGCATCACATTCTATCCTTTCTATCTCAGCATTTAGCAGTGGGCTCAAAGTGCTGCTGAGAGCATCACAAAGATTAGAGATGGTTGGATAGACATATGCAGTCAAATACTTTTAGCATTTAGGTCTCAGGTTTATGAAGTCTTTGGTGTATGGTATaacattgtcttttctttttataaattaagTTTCTTAGCATTGACAATTATACAATTAAGAAAAACTTTCCCTCCATGCCAAGGTTGAATACTTTTAGTTTAGGCCTCTCAGAGTATCATGAATACCCAAACAACTGAAGGCAGAGCAATAGACAGTCATAAGCAGTCCTCTGAATAGGCTGAGTTAATGACCGCCTATAAAGTGTGACTGAAAAGTATTCTTATCACCAGACAAACT is drawn from Dromiciops gliroides isolate mDroGli1 chromosome 2, mDroGli1.pri, whole genome shotgun sequence and contains these coding sequences:
- the LOC122742393 gene encoding translationally-controlled tumor protein-like, coding for MIIYRDLISHDEMFSDIHKIREIANRLCLEVEGKMVSRTEGTIDSLVGGNASAEGPEGEGTDANVITGVDIVINHHLQETSFTKESYKKYIKDYMKSIKGRLEEHKPDRVKPFMTGAAEQIKHILANFKNYQFFIGENMNPDGMVALLDFRDDGVTPYMIFFKDGLEMEKC